One Bacteroidales bacterium DNA segment encodes these proteins:
- a CDS encoding pyridoxamine 5'-phosphate oxidase family protein, protein MVFDCQILRKALPVFPGVRRKDRILEDEKARKLLETGEYGFLSMCGINGYGYGIPFSFVIAGKSIYFHCATEGFKLENIRQNNRVSFCVVGATQILPGQFSTAYESVLVFGTITDNLPEEERYRALDLIVEKYSPAFVDISKQYIDKSFHRTHILRLDIEHLTGKRRK, encoded by the coding sequence ATGGTATTTGATTGCCAGATATTGCGTAAAGCATTACCTGTATTTCCGGGAGTAAGGCGTAAAGACCGGATATTGGAAGATGAAAAAGCCAGGAAATTATTGGAAACCGGGGAATACGGATTTTTGTCGATGTGCGGTATCAACGGATATGGCTACGGAATACCATTCAGTTTTGTAATTGCCGGAAAAAGCATCTATTTCCACTGCGCTACGGAAGGCTTCAAACTGGAAAATATCCGACAGAACAACCGCGTGAGTTTTTGTGTGGTCGGCGCTACCCAAATATTGCCCGGGCAATTTTCCACGGCCTATGAAAGTGTGCTCGTTTTTGGAACGATTACGGACAATCTTCCTGAAGAAGAACGATACCGGGCTTTGGATCTGATAGTGGAAAAATACAGTCCTGCATTCGTTGATATTTCCAAACAATATATCGATAAATCTTTTCACAGGACCCATATACTCCGTCTGGATATAGAACACCTGACCGGTAAACGCAGGAAATAA
- a CDS encoding ABC transporter permease translates to MLKHYLKVAFRNIWKYKIQSLISIVGLAVGFTCFALASLWIRYEENYDGFYKDADRIYLIREMDQVLTDSYSRGMMRSITPGPLAEHLRKNFPEVERSTHFTYSAEFLEDIEYNGHSFRLRSINMDTSFVKLFGFESVEGDLGSMDLPGTKIAITEKTARKIFGKEPALGKTLILFNNTEYTVSAVIRDLSGPSNFPFDVLTARRGLPGDKWHEMAYLTFVKLSPNSDIKNFKEKLKEIKVPVQYSMPTETGTVEVNFAFEPVPVARIRSDYPFEEPEVRQNHIRLFSLSGIILIVCSLFNFFTLFISRFRIRQKEFAIRLVNGSSLASLFILLLNEFIVILLFAVLLGVLFIRVLLPAFRLLSQVQTDMPVIYRESLLYTGGIILISILVFFLALLWFRKRTLSSSVRRSNHHLFRKASIVVQLVISIGFIFCTSVMQRQLRHLHTVDLGFDYKNIGQITIFPSLDSQEWASQILRIPGIKKAVTKNPPLMPASSRGLFRIDKDGTEMQMVKFDVLEDFFEIYGLRLLDGAFLTADDPENLIVITETTARLLNLQHPVGEKISHYMVKGVVKNIYNASPVLPPKPIIFTLSDSDRTSTSNLIFSYEGDTWEGIKKNIDKWREEHHSQSVYYDLVSSEDAYNDYFRSEEALLKLLGFISLVCIIISVFGFVSLVMLTCEERRKEIAIRKVNGAEVRDILFIFLKEYFLLLLVGTVIAFPAGYLIMKPWIEQYTLQTIIPTWIYGIIFLSLFVIIVFCVGWKIIKTANENPAEVVKADN, encoded by the coding sequence ATGCTGAAGCATTATTTAAAAGTCGCTTTCCGTAATATATGGAAATATAAAATACAGTCCCTTATCAGTATCGTAGGATTGGCGGTAGGATTTACCTGTTTTGCTTTGGCAAGCCTGTGGATCCGTTATGAGGAAAATTATGACGGCTTTTATAAAGATGCCGACCGGATATACCTGATCCGTGAAATGGATCAGGTATTGACCGATTCATACAGCCGGGGAATGATGCGTAGTATTACACCGGGCCCGCTGGCTGAACATCTGAGAAAGAATTTTCCGGAAGTGGAAAGAAGCACTCATTTTACTTATAGTGCCGAATTCCTTGAAGATATAGAATATAACGGACATTCATTCCGGCTACGATCAATCAACATGGACACATCGTTCGTTAAATTATTCGGTTTCGAATCTGTCGAGGGGGATCTCGGATCCATGGATCTTCCGGGAACGAAAATTGCCATTACAGAGAAAACGGCCCGAAAAATATTCGGTAAGGAACCTGCCTTAGGAAAAACACTTATTTTATTTAATAACACAGAATATACGGTCAGTGCCGTCATCAGGGATTTGTCCGGGCCCTCCAACTTCCCGTTCGATGTATTGACTGCCAGAAGGGGTCTACCCGGAGATAAATGGCATGAAATGGCCTACCTCACTTTCGTAAAGTTATCCCCAAATTCGGATATAAAGAATTTTAAGGAAAAACTGAAAGAGATAAAAGTTCCGGTACAATATTCGATGCCGACTGAAACAGGTACTGTAGAAGTAAACTTTGCTTTTGAACCTGTTCCTGTAGCCAGGATACGTTCTGATTACCCGTTCGAGGAACCCGAAGTCAGGCAGAACCATATCCGCTTATTCTCCTTATCGGGAATCATTCTGATCGTCTGTTCGTTGTTCAACTTTTTCACTTTGTTTATTTCCCGTTTCCGCATCAGGCAGAAAGAATTTGCCATCAGACTCGTTAATGGTTCTTCATTGGCTTCATTATTCATCCTTTTACTCAATGAATTTATTGTGATCCTGCTTTTTGCCGTATTACTGGGAGTGCTGTTCATCCGCGTGTTGCTTCCTGCTTTCAGGCTATTATCACAGGTTCAGACGGATATGCCGGTCATTTACAGGGAATCATTGTTGTATACAGGAGGGATCATACTTATTTCCATATTAGTTTTCTTTCTTGCTTTGTTATGGTTCCGTAAACGAACATTGAGTTCCTCGGTCCGTAGATCGAACCATCATTTATTCCGGAAGGCTTCTATTGTAGTACAACTGGTGATCAGCATCGGTTTTATTTTTTGTACATCGGTCATGCAAAGACAACTTCGTCATTTACATACGGTCGATCTCGGATTTGATTACAAAAATATCGGGCAGATCACGATCTTTCCTAGTCTTGATTCTCAGGAATGGGCGTCGCAGATACTCCGGATTCCCGGAATAAAAAAAGCAGTGACCAAAAATCCACCGTTAATGCCGGCATCATCCCGCGGTCTTTTCAGAATTGATAAAGATGGTACTGAAATGCAAATGGTAAAATTTGACGTATTAGAGGATTTTTTTGAGATCTATGGTTTACGTTTACTGGACGGAGCATTTTTAACCGCCGATGATCCGGAAAACTTGATTGTAATTACCGAGACAACTGCCCGGTTATTAAATCTGCAGCATCCTGTCGGTGAAAAAATATCTCACTATATGGTAAAAGGAGTAGTAAAAAACATCTATAATGCTTCACCCGTATTGCCTCCCAAACCTATCATTTTCACTTTATCCGACTCTGATAGGACTTCGACTTCTAATCTTATATTCAGTTATGAGGGTGATACCTGGGAAGGAATAAAGAAAAATATTGATAAATGGCGTGAAGAACATCATTCACAATCCGTTTATTATGACCTGGTTAGTTCTGAAGATGCGTACAACGACTATTTTCGTTCCGAAGAAGCATTACTAAAACTTCTTGGTTTTATTTCGCTGGTTTGCATTATTATATCTGTTTTTGGCTTTGTATCGTTGGTCATGCTCACTTGCGAGGAGCGTCGCAAGGAAATAGCCATTCGTAAAGTAAACGGCGCGGAAGTACGGGATATCCTGTTCATTTTCCTGAAAGAATATTTCCTGCTTTTACTGGTGGGAACCGTTATTGCTTTTCCGGCCGGTTATCTGATCATGAAACCATGGATCGAACAATACACCCTACAAACGATAATACCTACCTGGATCTACGGAATTATCTTTTTATCATTATTTGTGATCATTGTTTTTTGTGTTGGCTGGAAAATAATAAAGACAGCCAATGAAAATCCAGCAGAGGTGGTAAAAGCAGATAATTGA
- a CDS encoding ABC transporter ATP-binding protein, producing MIKTENLQKVFRTEEVETWALNNINLEIKEGEFAAIMGPSGCGKSTLLNILGLLDNPTGGKYILNGTDVSSFPESQRTKLRKGVIGFVFQSFNLIEELNVFENIELPLLYMGVSASERKQKVNQAMDRMQIAHRSKHFPQQLSGGQQQRVAIARAVVANPHIILADEPTGNLDSKNGKEVMNLLTELNKEGTTIVMVTHSQHDAGYAGRIINLFDGQLVSEVIL from the coding sequence ATGATCAAAACTGAAAATTTACAGAAAGTATTCCGTACGGAAGAAGTAGAAACCTGGGCATTGAACAACATCAACCTGGAAATCAAAGAAGGCGAATTTGCAGCAATTATGGGACCATCCGGTTGCGGAAAGTCTACCTTGCTGAATATACTGGGATTGCTGGATAATCCTACGGGAGGTAAATATATCCTGAACGGGACGGATGTCAGTAGCTTTCCTGAATCGCAACGGACCAAGTTACGGAAAGGAGTCATCGGGTTTGTTTTCCAGAGTTTTAACCTGATCGAAGAACTGAATGTCTTCGAAAACATCGAGCTTCCCCTTCTGTACATGGGGGTTTCTGCTTCGGAACGCAAGCAAAAGGTAAACCAGGCGATGGACAGGATGCAGATCGCACACCGTTCGAAACATTTTCCCCAGCAACTGTCCGGAGGACAACAGCAACGTGTAGCCATTGCCAGGGCTGTAGTGGCCAATCCCCACATCATACTGGCTGATGAACCGACCGGAAACCTCGATTCGAAAAACGGCAAGGAAGTAATGAACCTGCTGACGGAACTGAACAAGGAAGGGACTACCATCGTTATGGTGACACATAGCCAGCACGATGCAGGGTACGCCGGCAGGATCATCAACCTGTTCGACGGTCAACTGGTCTCTGAAGTCATTTTATAG
- a CDS encoding gliding motility-associated C-terminal domain-containing protein: MKNLRTAFRLLYLSLIWCCMVAFPAHGQFKSPNVDGIKPTDYTNPRQDTIFIFNQKPVEKKGHLSLEYHPVSASTVYKWYRYNYQNNAFEDTPFETITAASTEIDTLSQGGYMVKVESGAERDSFVAWVYLNPCFELKLQKNNNGAVYPNHRFCDRTDFWIDSNTPVQQSSFTYYNPISKMRYMLDNVISFTARQGTGVPLQATLRSQGGQQYFRIYTPPSQDTKFYFRGEDISGWEQNDEIMYETILPQAKMTVELPEVDPTSAPIEAKFTSQSENATEYLWRFGDGDSVMYQRGDIIPDTVKHIYTIPNEKPYTAILFVTSIYQCTDSASKEITVSPSKLDRPNVFTPNGDGINDYFKPENLSIRRFELSIYTRSGRRVYHHKGADLRSWQGWDGRIENGGKNAAEGVYYFVLRATGWDDVDYGWKKKDKSSSVYKGFVYLYR, encoded by the coding sequence ATGAAAAATTTGAGAACCGCTTTTCGTCTTTTATATCTATCCCTGATATGGTGTTGTATGGTAGCATTTCCGGCACACGGGCAATTTAAGTCCCCAAATGTCGATGGCATAAAACCGACTGATTATACCAATCCGCGACAGGATACTATTTTTATTTTCAATCAAAAACCGGTAGAAAAAAAAGGCCACTTATCACTGGAGTATCATCCGGTGTCGGCTTCCACTGTTTACAAATGGTACAGATACAATTACCAGAACAATGCTTTCGAGGATACTCCTTTTGAAACCATTACAGCAGCATCCACCGAAATAGATACACTCAGCCAGGGAGGATACATGGTGAAGGTGGAATCAGGTGCCGAGCGCGACTCATTTGTCGCCTGGGTATACCTGAATCCCTGCTTTGAACTGAAACTACAAAAAAACAATAACGGGGCCGTATACCCAAACCACAGGTTCTGTGATCGCACTGATTTCTGGATCGATAGTAATACGCCTGTACAACAGTCGTCTTTTACATATTATAACCCAATAAGTAAAATGAGATATATGTTGGACAATGTTATTTCCTTCACAGCAAGGCAGGGTACCGGTGTTCCTTTGCAGGCGACATTAAGGTCGCAGGGCGGCCAGCAATATTTTCGTATATACACCCCTCCTTCCCAGGACACTAAATTTTACTTCAGGGGTGAGGATATATCCGGCTGGGAACAAAATGATGAAATAATGTATGAAACCATTTTGCCACAAGCCAAAATGACGGTTGAATTACCGGAGGTCGACCCCACTTCCGCTCCCATAGAAGCGAAGTTTACCAGTCAATCCGAGAATGCCACGGAATACCTTTGGCGTTTCGGCGACGGCGATTCTGTAATGTACCAAAGGGGCGACATTATCCCGGATACGGTAAAACACATTTATACCATCCCGAATGAAAAGCCTTATACTGCGATATTGTTTGTTACCAGCATCTACCAATGTACGGATTCAGCCAGCAAAGAAATTACGGTATCCCCCTCCAAACTGGATCGTCCCAATGTTTTCACACCCAACGGCGACGGGATCAATGATTATTTTAAACCTGAAAATCTGTCCATCCGGAGATTCGAGCTTTCCATTTATACCAGATCGGGAAGACGTGTGTATCATCATAAGGGTGCTGACCTTCGCAGCTGGCAGGGCTGGGACGGAAGGATTGAAAACGGAGGAAAAAATGCCGCAGAAGGCGTGTACTATTTCGTCCTGCGGGCAACCGGATGGGATGATGTCGATTACGGATGGAAAAAGAAAGACAAAAGCAGCAGTGTTTACAAGGGCTTTGTCTATTTGTACAGATAA